TTATTGGAAAAATGTGCTAATAACAACTATTTAGAATTTGACACAATTTTTGATGAGGTTGAAACCCATTTTGTCGAAAAATGAAAAAAAGAAGCATTAGATAAAGGTCTTACATATGACCAAATTAGAATCAATAAAATTGGTGAATTATATCGTTTATTGTCAGTTGATTCACGTTTTGTTAGAAATTCAAAAGGTTTGTGAACAACCAGAGAAGGTTTTGAATAAAATGATTCAAAAATACGAATTAGTAAACATGGATCAGATGTTATTTGATGCTAGAGCTAAAAAGTACGCCATTCCACATATAAATATTAATAATTTGGAATGATTGAAAAATACTTTAATAGCCGCTAATGATGAAAAATCTCCACTTATAATTGGCGCCAGCATGGGAGCTATAAAATATATGGGTGGATATTTGACTGTAGTTAATATGACTAAATCAATTATTAAAGATTTAAAAATTGAAATTCCAGTAGCTTTGCATCTTGATCATGGTGATTATGAAGCTTGTTTAAAAGCAATTGAATCTGGTTTTACATCAGTTATGTTTGATGGGTCAATGTTGCCTTTTGAAGATAATCTTGTTAAAACTAAAAAAATTGTTGCTTTAGCTAAAGAAAAAAATATTTCGGTTGAGGCTGAAGTTGGCGCTGTTGGTGGAGAAGAAGATGGAATAGTATCTGATGGTGTTAGATCAAATCCTGCTGATGCTATCAAGTTAGCAAACACAGGTATAAGTGCGCTTGCTTGCGGAATAGGAAATA
The genomic region above belongs to Mycoplasma tauri and contains:
- the rpoE gene encoding DNA-directed RNA polymerase subunit delta, with the protein product MSTMLDVTIAYLLEKCANNNYLEFDTIFDEVETHFVEKWKKEALDKGLTYDQIRINKIGELYRLLSVDSRFVRNSKGLWTTREGFE
- the fba gene encoding class II fructose-1,6-bisphosphate aldolase yields the protein MIQKYELVNMDQMLFDARAKKYAIPHININNLEWLKNTLIAANDEKSPLIIGASMGAIKYMGGYLTVVNMTKSIIKDLKIEIPVALHLDHGDYEACLKAIESGFTSVMFDGSMLPFEDNLVKTKKIVALAKEKNISVEAEVGAVGGEEDGIVSDGVRSNPADAIKLANTGISALACGIGNIHGKYPESWKSLDFENLYEISKAVNIGIVLHGGSGIPAVQIQKAIDLGVSKINVNTELQLAFAQAVEDFVISGESKKGKNYDPRKLLKSACLAIQEVVKQKIKEFRSKNRAQHI